CCATGGATAATATATACTTGCTTTCCCATTTCTACACTCCTTTCTTTTTATAATGCAAAAACAGTATATTACTGATCCAAACCTATATGAAAGTAGACTGCTTTGAGGTTCAACCAAAGGTTAAGAAGTTAGATAGGAGAATAAAAGATCTATGATTTAAAATAAAAAAATATATTGTGATAGAGAGGTGTAGGACAAATGGGGATTATAAAGGGTAAACGCAAAACCCTTTTTTGCACCTCTATCAACGGCTTCAAACGAAATGAAGGAAGGTTTTGGATAATCAATTACCGTATAATCTAAAGGAACAAATGGAGATTTTAAGAGGTTACTGGATTAGCAATTTATGGAAGTATTCCATGGAACTAAAATCAAAATGGTACATGGAACTCCTAAACATGAGTAAAAATGTTATTGAAAGTGGGTGAAGCCAAAATGGATTTTTGTTTGAAAGTACCAAGTGTTGGCCAGTTACTTGGCTATAAGCCTGAATAACCGAGATTATCGTATGAAGAGCAAGCCTGGAAGTAGCTGCATAAAGAAAATCTCCGGGCTTGTTTATCAGTATTTGCGTGAGTATTACGTATTTAGTCAGAATATGTTGACAGTAGGTATCCTTATTCATGAACCGGGCACTTTTCTTGAAAAGAGGCGTTTCTTCATGAATCGGGCGCGCTTCTGGAATAAGGACAGCGCTCATTTTACATTTAAATAGCAAGAATGTACGGTATAAGAAGCGAGGGAAAAGAGGAGGAATCTAAATGGATTATCATCCGATTAATCTAAGGGAAAAGTTGTCTAAATTTAGTGAGCAATGGTCGCCCAAAGTCATTGGTGAAATGAATGACTATCAGTTTAAACTGGTAAAGGTTCAGGGGGATTTTGTATGGCACGATCATAAAGAGACTGATGAGGTATTCATAGTACTTGACGGCGAGATGGCTATCGCATTCCGTGATGGAGAGGTCAAACTCTCCAAAGGAGAGATGTATGTGATACCAAAAGGTGTGGAGCATAAGCCCTATGCCGAAAAGGAATGCCATATAATGCTGGTGGAGCCAAAAGGTGTAGTCAACACTGGTGAAACCAAAGGCGAATTGACTGCTGAAGATGTATGGATTTAAACAAATAAGTTAGTATGTATTGAACAATATCACCTATTACCGATCATTTTCACTTAATAGGATATGGGACCCACTAAATTGTTCTTCAAGAAACGGGCGCTATAATGGAAGAAGGATCATAGAGATATCAACCTTTTTTATAAAAGAATAATTCATTTGAAAATATTAAGAGAGTGTTTAGATCAAACTTTTTTCAAAACACTCTCTTTCTTTTTGTTCGTCTATCAAGGTTATTAGCATCATTTTAATCAAGCTTTATTACAAAGCTACACCATCATAATTATTTGGTGACTTATGTTCTGTCAGACGAGACGTTAGCACCCAAAATAACAGAGCAAAAGCGCTGACAGATGCACCTAATAGAGATACTCCATTCCATCCAAAAGTTGCGTAAATATTGGTTGAAGCAATTGAACCTGTTGCACTGCCAATAGAATAAAAAATCATGTAAGCAGCAGTAAGTCGACTTCTCGATTCAGGACGCACGGTAAAAATCATACTTTGATTGGTGACATGTACGGCTTGCACAGCGAGGTCAAGAAGAATAACACCAATGATCAATACGAACAGGGAGTGATCGATAAAGCTGATTAGGAACCATGATGCTAACAATAAAGCTAGGGAGATACCTGTTGTTCGCTGGCCTAATCCTCGATCAGCGAGACGTCCAGCTCGAGCAGCAGCTAATGCCCCAGCTACTCCCGCAAGACCAAATGCGCCAATCGTTGAATGTGACAGAGAATGTGGTGCTGAGCTAAGAGGCAAGACTAGTGAAGTCCACAAAATACTAAAGGAAATAAAAATTAACATGCCCAATATTCCACGAATTAGTAGAATTCTTTCTTGTATGAACAATAAAAGAACAGAACGCAATAGCTTCGGATAGGACATCGATGTTTTTTTGCGTATTGAATTTGGTAAATCTCTGTATAATAAACTAACGATGAAGAGCATAAGTGCTGCAGACGTAAGATAGACTAAACGCCATCCGCCTATATCTGTCAAAATCCCAGCGAATACTCGTGCGAGAAGAATTCCTATCACAACCCCACTAGTTACAAAGCCTACAATTCCTCCACGCTCTTGTGGCTCAGACAAAGTTGATGCATATGCGACAAGTGTTTGTGTTACAGAGGCAACCATTCCTACTACAGCCATACCGATGAAAAGTATTGCACTTGAAGGAGCCAAACTAATAACTATAAGAGCAGCAACAGCTATTAGCATTTGACCAATAATTAATCGTCGTTGATTCCATAGATCACCAAGCGGAACTAGCAGGAATAACCCCAGTGCATAACAGATCTGGGTGATGGTGATAACAATTCCGATGGTTGAGTGATGAATCTTGAACTCATTCGATAAAGCATCGAGTAGTGGATGAGCGAAATATATATTTGCAACAGCCATCCCACAAGCTGTAGCGAATAATAGTGCCATATAACGTGACATCGTTGTACTAGATCGTGATTGTGACGAATCCTCTCGTTGTTTAGCAATAATCGTTTTTGTATCTTTAGTGTGCATTATTTTTCTCCTTTCTGTACTGAAAAGTATAATATACCGTTCGGTACATTATGGTCATAAATATATAACCAAAAGACCCTAATGTCAAATTTTTAAATGATTTGACAAGACAGTTTGGGTGAAATAAGATATTATGTATACTAATCAGTACAAAATAAATGGTTATTAGTCTGAATCGGGAAATTTGAAAAAGGAAGGAGAGAATAATAATGGTGCGACTACGTGAATTTGATGAGGATAAAGCATTAGATGCTGCTATGCAACTGTTTTGGGAGAAAGGGTACACAACTACTTCCTTAAGCGATTTAACCGATAAGATGGGGATACAACGTCCAAGCTTATATGCAGCTTTCGGAGACAAAAAAGGATTATTTGAAGCAGCATTGCGCAAATACACAAAGTTACATGCTTCTGAACTTCGAACAAAACTTCAAAATAAACCATCTGTAAAAGAAGCTATTCACACATTTTTTGAAGATTTGGTAGAAAAAGAATATAAAGAAAATCAAAGCAAGGGATGTTTTTGTATTAATACGATGGTAGAACTTGCTCCCCACGATGAAAAATTTGAAATCCTTACAAGGGAGCATCAGATGTATCTTTCAGTCATATTTCAAGAAGCGATCGAAGCAGGCATTAATTCAGGAGAGCTCAAAAGCAGTCTAAACGCTAAAAAGTTAGCACAGACTCTAGTTGTTTCATTAATCGGACTTACAGTGCTGATAAAATCTTGTCCAGAGCGCTCATTTGTAGATAATTCTGTAGCTACGATATTGACATTAATAAAATAAATCCCTTGAAATCAAAAGAGTCACGCTTTATTGTTATTTTGCGTATTAAATTGTTTTTCCAATTATGGATTGTTTGTTAATTTTAAAAATAGCTTTAATGGCCTTTTCACATAATCCGTCAGATCCCACTGTTAAAAGGCAAAAAGTCCTCTTATGAGTCATCAGATAATAGAATGTAGTGGTATTCCCTCAGTATGAAAATGAAGAATCAAAAGCAATTACAAATCAATGTTTTCTAAAGCAATTTTAAGGTGCCGTATCGGTTTTGATTCAACTTTTTTATAAAGATGAAATTGAGGCATGGTGTCGAAGAATCCATTTTGATCAATCTTTTTTTAAAATGGATTCTTTTTGAGTTACATTAAATAAGGGTTTGTAAATCATTTCTGATCAAACTTTATTCCAAACCAACATCTTCAGCAATCGGGCGCAATTCAAGAATATTGGATTGCGCCCTTTGTTCCGTTAAAGGGGGCTTTAATGTAATAAGCTTCTGGACTATATAACGTAAAAAAAGAGCTCAGTTTTCTGAGCTTTTTTCTTGGGATTTCTTTGTGAAATTGTCATGTCCGTGAACAGCTGGAATATATAGTCCGAAAAGGTATTTAAACAATGTTCACTTGAAAAAAGCCGACCATTTAAAAGAATCGGCTTTTGTAATCGTTAGGAGATCTTCTTCTCCAAATTTTTAGTTAAAAATCCCGCAATTATCCGACAAAATGGAGGTACATATATCAAAAGTATTGTTTATCAAAGTAACAGGTGAAGCAGCTGTACGATTTTAATAGATGGTAAGGCACTTAACAATACGTAAATCTCTTACCTCTATGTGATACATGTGGTACGTGATGTACCATTGGAAAGCTTACGATATTCGTAAACCTTTTTATCTTCTGGGTTTAAATAATAAGCAGTGACATAATCCACAGTTGAATGATCATTCTTCCAAGCAATAAAGACTTGTAGTCCGATCGCTCTGCTTTCAATTCCTTCAATGTCTACAGTGTCCCATACCGTCTCAAAAGAATATCCTTCTTTTGAATCTATGTCATAACGCCAGACCGATGTTCCGTCCCTCATACTTTTAACTTGATTATACTCTTCTCCCATCATACTTTTAACTTCTTCTTTTGTTTGTCCAACATCTAATTTCGTTTTTACAGTTTCCAGGTCAACAGTTTGGGTAACAATGCGTTGATTTGATGCAGGATCACCAGCTTGTACCTCATTGTTAAGGCCACCTACCAGAACAAGAGACAATGCCAACAAAATGAAACTTACTCTTTTTTTGATTTTCATTTTTAGGCCTCCTTTTAGGTTCGTTATTTTTTAGACGAATTGATCACCTATGCAAGTTTCGATTTTTCGAAATTTTTTTGAGTGAAATGCTAGAAAGCCTGTTTTTTCTACAGAACCAATGGTAAAACTAAAAACTTTCAGTCAACTTTCAGGACGAGTGGAAACGGCTTTATACAATAATAATGAAGCATCTATAGATGTGCTTTTTGAAAAATGGTTTTGTTTCCGATGTTATAACATCTGCCTTTTTTCGTTACTATCACTTTAAATACCTATATATGACATGAAACTAATTCTTTCTTATCTCCTATCCATTTCTAAAATGGAAGGTAAATAATGACTGAAATCTATGTAATTAGCACTTTTTTAGATGGTTGGGTAAAAAGCCTAAAGGAGTTCTTTTTTTAGTGAGGAACTTACGTATTTGTCATCTGATGTCAAAAAATATGTAAAGGAGGATGTAAGATGGATCGCCATCATTTTAAAAGGTTTACTGTAGTTTTTGTTATATTGACAATCAAAGCTTTCGTTTCCTTTCCTAAAAAAATTCGTTCAAGGTTTTATAAGGCTTCACCTCTTTTTGTAAGGAGACTTACTAGATCGTGTGCACTTTAGTAAAGAAACGTACGATACCGGGTAAATGCACTCCTAATTCAAAAGTGGTATTACGAAAGGGATTTGATCCATGGAGTGGTGGGACATATGTTTGGGCGCAAATCGTCGGTAAATTTGATCCGAAAAGAGAATGGATCAGTATCGATATCAGTCATGATGGAGGAACGACTTGGTTGAAAATACCTACCTTAACAAGGGTAAGACCTTATACCAAGAGCATACGAAAATCACCAGGAGATAATTGGAAAGTTCGCGTTTGCCACGCCTATAGTGAGGATGGCAAAGGTGTAAAAGAGGAAGATTGGACATGTGGTTTATGGTGGTAATCTTCACATCTGAGAGAGGCCAAAATAAGTGATTTCAAAATAATGGAAGCTCTTCAAAGTTTATAGTGGAATTCTAAAGAAAATCTTAAAGTATTCATTATATTATTCATCAAGAATACGTGGAGGGGAATTTGTGAGAAGAATCGTTGTTTTTACAAGTGTTATTGTTGTATGGACCATTTGTACATGGGGTGGAGTAGTTCAAGCAAATTCTTCAGAAACATATGGAGATTATTCTCGTATGTTCGAAAGCAGTGCGGGCCAATTTTGGTCGGATACCTGGCGAAACCAATGGGCATGGGAGCCTCAAGGTGGGGGAGTTTCCTATATTAGATGGGGAGACCCTGACCACTGGGCACCTGAAAATTATGAGAAGTTTGAGAAAAGTAAAGATGGAAAGTGGATCTTGCTGGATGGCTATGGAAATGACAAGGGGCTCCTTAAGCAACGCGTTACTTACGAACAAATTGGTAATGTAATGTGTCAGAATATGCAGCCTCTTTCCAAAGTTGAGGGTGGTAAACAACATTATGTGAAATGGGATATTCCATCAGAAGCATACTGTCTTGAGGCTTGGGGTGAAATATTAATCCCTGGTGATGAGAACGTCGACTTCTACCATAAACAAGTTTGGTTCGAACCGTCCGGTTATTGGTGTGATAACAAGTACTTCCAGGACCAGAAATGTATCAAACAATATGAGGTTTGGAAGGACAACAATAACAATGGGAAAATTGGGGGGCCGATGGAATTAAGGATAGAGCGAGATCATATTTTTGCCAAAGGGATGGGTCCAGCTTATATTATACACAACTATTTTCCAAATAACGGTTGGCATGCCGACCTCAGGTATTACTGGAATTGGTAATTCGGGGGAATTTCTAAACTCGTCAACCCATATCATCGATTTTCCTTCTTTCGTTGTATGTCTTTGATCTATCACGAAAAGAAGGAGGGTTAGACAGATGAGCACATTTGCAAACAAGGACTTTCAATTTCGTAAAGGCAGAAGGCTACAAAAGGAAAAACGCCACAGAGAATTTTCATTTTCTCTGTGGCTTTTTCTTATTTAAAAGGGCTTTTGGGACAGCCCCTTCCTATTTTGTTATTCGTTATATAGTGTTTGAATACCGCGTAAGTGATATGAGAAAATGGCAACCGAACGCTTGTCGTGAGGAGTTTGTATATTAATCACTTCCTGTTATTAAAAGGTCATCCTTAATTCTCCCTAACATTGTAGTCGGAGTGATGGTTTCTCCTTCCTGAACCTCTAGGGAAATAATGTGTCCACTGATTCCTACCGAAATCTCCTTTTTTCCTTCCATTGTATTAATAACAAATAGCTTTTCCCATTCATAAACATGGTTTGTTTGTTTTGTTAATATTTTCTCGATGGTACCTGAATAGGGGCTGTAAATGTTATGAAAAATATGTTTCATCGAATATGGCCTCACTTTCTTAAAGATGAATGAAGATGAGTAATCTTTTCAATCACCAACTAGATCCAGCATGAGAATAAAAATTAAAACCGACGTTAAAGAGACACCTCCTTTCGATCGACATCCATTTTTTAAGTACGAGGTGATATCAATCGAAATCAACTAAATCATTTATCGAGTTTTACGTCAGAGTGATCCAAATTATGACCATTAATTTGAAAAAAAGTGCTAAATTCTTAGCTATCAGTAAATTATTCCCTTCCGTTATGAAGATTGATAGGAGATAAGAAAGAATTAGTTTCTACCCATTTTTTAGGTATTTAAAGTGATAGCAACGCCCAAAAAAGTAAGATATGATTGCATATCATAGAAGGTTGTTATAGAGAAAAGAAGGACACTTCTATTTGTTAATCCTGTGGTTACAGTTTAGCAGTTGGATCGGCCAATACTGTCTTGGTTTTGGTTTAAGAATGCCATATAACAACATTAGATGCTCCCAATTAAATTATCGGCTGCTAAATCACATTACCATGTAACGTCAACAATCGTTATAGGATTCTTGAGATTTGCTATCTCTGTATTCACTAAAACTCATATCTCAGTAAAGTATTTTACTGCCTATGCTTATTGTGCTAGACTTCAAAAGTTTTCAGGTATTTTTTTCCGTTTCACTGTTAGTAAACGTAAAAAATAGATCAATTGATGAGATCATGAGGAAAAGTAAGAGAAAAGGAGGAGAAACGATGTTAGATCGACAGGCTTTATTAGTAGGGAGTTTGCCATTTAACAATGAAAAGGAGGCTATGGGTATTGCGTTAGAGGTTCTAAATAATACCTTATTAAGCCTGCCGGATGGGGAGGTAGGTAATAGATCTGACCAATACCCGAATGGGAATCGATCATCTTGGGCTGTAACAGCCATTGATTCCTGTATTGCAGATACTGAACACTGGAATGTTGTAAAAAAAGGAACACTGGGAGAGAATGGTTTCCCAGTGGATTATGATTCGTTTTACAAAATTCGTCCAAAATGTTCTCCAGAGGAAATCGTCCATTATCTAAATTTTCGTTACCATGATTATTTCCGTAAAAGTTACCATATCTTTCAACGTTTACGAGAACAACATGGCCTAAAAGATTTGAAGTTTCAAGTAGGTATTCCCACTGGACTGGCTATTTCTTTATTTATGTTAGAATCAGATAATGTTTTTCTCTATTACGAGGCATTTAATCAGCGACTTGCTTACGAAGTGAATGAATTTCTTAACGAAGCTGGTGAGGATGTTATTATACAGATTGAAATTCCAGCAGAATTAGGACTAGTTTATGATTCCCCCTCCCAATACGATTTCGCATTAACCAGTATTATTGACTTAGTCAAACGTATCCAAGAACCAGTAAAAGTCGGTATCCATGAATGTTATGGAGATCTAAACCATAAAGCGTTTACGCATCCACAATCTCTAGATAGAATGGTTGATTTTACAAATAAGT
Above is a genomic segment from Alkalihalobacillus sp. TS-13 containing:
- a CDS encoding cupin domain-containing protein encodes the protein MDYHPINLREKLSKFSEQWSPKVIGEMNDYQFKLVKVQGDFVWHDHKETDEVFIVLDGEMAIAFRDGEVKLSKGEMYVIPKGVEHKPYAEKECHIMLVEPKGVVNTGETKGELTAEDVWI
- a CDS encoding MFS transporter, which gives rise to MSRYMALLFATACGMAVANIYFAHPLLDALSNEFKIHHSTIGIVITITQICYALGLFLLVPLGDLWNQRRLIIGQMLIAVAALIVISLAPSSAILFIGMAVVGMVASVTQTLVAYASTLSEPQERGGIVGFVTSGVVIGILLARVFAGILTDIGGWRLVYLTSAALMLFIVSLLYRDLPNSIRKKTSMSYPKLLRSVLLLFIQERILLIRGILGMLIFISFSILWTSLVLPLSSAPHSLSHSTIGAFGLAGVAGALAAARAGRLADRGLGQRTTGISLALLLASWFLISFIDHSLFVLIIGVILLDLAVQAVHVTNQSMIFTVRPESRSRLTAAYMIFYSIGSATGSIASTNIYATFGWNGVSLLGASVSAFALLFWVLTSRLTEHKSPNNYDGVAL
- a CDS encoding TetR/AcrR family transcriptional regulator; translated protein: MVRLREFDEDKALDAAMQLFWEKGYTTTSLSDLTDKMGIQRPSLYAAFGDKKGLFEAALRKYTKLHASELRTKLQNKPSVKEAIHTFFEDLVEKEYKENQSKGCFCINTMVELAPHDEKFEILTREHQMYLSVIFQEAIEAGINSGELKSSLNAKKLAQTLVVSLIGLTVLIKSCPERSFVDNSVATILTLIK
- a CDS encoding biotin/lipoyl-containing protein → MKHIFHNIYSPYSGTIEKILTKQTNHVYEWEKLFVINTMEGKKEISVGISGHIISLEVQEGETITPTTMLGRIKDDLLITGSD